The Styela clava chromosome 10, kaStyClav1.hap1.2, whole genome shotgun sequence genome window below encodes:
- the LOC120337265 gene encoding fizzy-related protein homolog, which yields MDQDFEKRLLKQQNGQSLLSPACSPSVSPFANRHQQRSLPSSPGGVTPTKDRYGDRFIPSRAGARWHIDFNLISENTVSRNKNTKNQQQQQQQSPTTNRKTKDANENGKDNLMYQCLLKNELLGAEIERIKDSQSEDRRIMGSPCSEKKNLFKYSVRMKRADSTESSPYSLSPVGTKSQRLLRSPRKPMRKISKIPFKVLDAPELQDDFYLNLVDWSSSNILSVGLGACVYLWSAHTSQVTRLCDLSSDSDSVTSVNWNDRGNLVAVGTHKGHVQVWDAAANKRIVQLQGHTARVGALAWNGDQLSSGSRDRLILQRDVRSSLSGSSSGISDRKLTGHKQEVCGLKWSPDRQHLASGGNDNKLLVWSASSGGNNSNNIQPVHTYSEHLAAVKAIAWSPHQHGLLASGGGTADRCIRFWNTLTQQPLQCVDTGSQVCNLAWSKHANELVSTHGYSQNQILLWKYPSLTQVAKLTGHSYRVLYLATSPDGEAIVTGAGDETLRFWNVFSKTRSNKESTSVLNLFTRIR from the exons ATGGATCAAGACTTTGAAAAACGActtttaaaacaacaaaatggaCAATCCTTGTTGTCTCCAGCCTGCTCA CCTTCTGTCTCTCCATTTGCTAATCGTCATCAACAGCGATCACTGCCGTCATCACCGGGTGGTGTGACTCCAACAAAAGATCGTTACGGAGACAGATTCATCCCGAGCAGAGCTGGCGCAAGATGGCATATTGACTTTAATTTGATTTCTGAAAATACAGTTTCGCGgaataaaaatactaaaaatcaacaacagcaacaacaacaatctcCAACAACAAATCGAAAAACCAAAGATGCCAATGAGAATGGAAAAG ATAACCTCATGTATCAGTGTTTACTGAAGAATGAACTACTTGGTGCAGAAATTGAACGAATAAAAGATAGTCAATCAGAAGATAGAAGAATTATGGGGAGCCCGTGTtcagaaaagaaaaatttatttaaa TATTCTGTCAGAATGAAAAGGGCGGACTCTACAGAATCATCACCATATTCTTTATCACCTGTAGGCACTAAAAG TCAAAGGCTACTTCGATCACCTCGAAAACCAAtgagaaaaatttcaaaaattccgTTTAAAGTTTTAGACGCCCCTGAACTTCAAGATGATTTTTATCTTAACCTCGTAGATTGGTCGTCGTCTAATATTTTAAG tgtCGGATTGGGAGCGTGTGTATATTTATGGAGTGCACATACAAGTCAAGTAACAAGATTATGTGATCTTTCCTCGGACAGTGATTCAGTAACATCAGTCAATTGGAATGACAGG ggTAATCTTGTTGCCGTGGGAACACACAAGGGTCATGTTCAAGTTTGGGATGCAGCAGCCAACAAGCGCATTGTGCAGCTCCAAGGCCATACTGCTCGTGTTGGAGCTCTGGCATGGAACGGCGATCAATTGTCTTCGGGAAGCCGAGACAGACTTATACTTCAACGTGATGTAAGATCATCGCTTTCGGGCTCATCAAGTGGAATTTCTGATAGAAAATTAACAGGACATAAGCAAGAG GTTTGTGGTCTAAAGTGGTCACCTGATAGACAGCATTTAGCATCTGGCGGTAATGACAACAAACTATTAGTTTGGTCGGCAAGTTCAGGAGGCAATAATTCAAACAATATTCAACCAGTGCATACCTATTCTGAGCATTTAGCGGCAGTCAAAGCTATCGCTTGGTCACCTCATCAGCATGGTTTACTAGCATCCGGTGGTGGTACTGCAGACAG GTGTATTCGCTTCTGGAACACCTTGACCCAACAACCTCTGCAGTGTGTGGATACTGGATCTCAAGTCTGCAATCTTGCATGGTCCAAACATGCTAACGAACTTGTATCAACTCATGGTTAtagtcaaaatcaaattttgttgtGGAAGTATCCGTCGTTAACCCAAGTTGCTAAATTAACAGGACATTCTTACAGAGTTTTATATTTA GCAACCTCACCAGATGGAGAAGCTATTGTAACAGGAGCCGGTGACGAAACATTAAGATTTTGGAATGTTTTCTCAAAGACGAGGTCTAACAAAGAATCTACTTCAGTTCTCAATTTATTCACTCGCATTCGGTAG
- the LOC120337266 gene encoding cilia- and flagella-associated protein 144-like, with product MAKQREKEPVNIVHQNAILCETIRKEVRNQKLYTNYSVNPFKKMYTLSGKPNSCHDSADGEEDENFLKIIHRASEEPVKKYLYPQTEAQEYGWIHKPLIAQDRDDRRLNFPRQNSEITKYMDAAWRLKEQTENLQ from the exons ATGGCGAAGCAAAGAGAAAAAGAGCCTGTAAACATCGTCCACCAAAACGCAATTTTGTGCGAGACGATTAGAAAGGAAGTTCGCAACCAAAAGTTGTACACAAATTACAGTGTAAATCCGTTCAAGAAAA tGTACACATTGTCTGGAAAACCAAACTCTTGTCATGATTCAGCTGACGGTGAAGAGGATG AAAACTTTCTGAAAATTATCCATAGAGCGTCGGAAGAACcggtcaaaaaatatttatatccaCAAACAGAAGCACAAGAATATGGATGGATCCACAAACCTCTG ATAGCGCAAGACAGGGATGACAGAAGACTGAATTTTCCTCGACAAAACTCTGAAATAACGAAATATATGGATGCCGCATGGAGGTTAAAAGAGCAAACCGAAAATTTACAATGA
- the LOC120337563 gene encoding uncharacterized protein LOC120337563, producing the protein MSTVIVQLDAESVSKSNLEELRARLKELYQDAESLMSDYKNRDLLKSKIADIDKRFTEYSNAHEIHVSTLRSEEDRRNVSEFFQCELREFQEFNVHVRDWFKKSDVDGHKSSTHSPKARSIISGKSSSRSCASSSSSTKRTEAIAIRKLAHVSIWQQVEKDAAKKREHDAKMAADKMKLDAQS; encoded by the coding sequence ATGAGCACTGTAATTGTACAATTGGACGCAGAATCTGTTTCGAAATCAAATTTAGAGGAATTACGTGCTCGTCTGAAGGAACTATATCAAGATGCTGAAAGTCTTATGTCAGACTACAAAAATCGGGATTTGTTGAAATCGAAAATTGCTGACATTGACAAACGGTTCACAGAGTATTCAAATGCGCATGAAATTCATGTGAGTACTTTACGTTCTGAAGAAGATCGGAGAAATGTCAGCGAATTTTTCCAGTGTGAACTGCGCGAGTTTCAAGAATTCAATGTGCACGTACGCGATTGGTTCAAAAAGTCTGACGTTGATGGCCATAAATCATCGACGCATAGCCCTAAAGCACGTTctataatttctggaaaaagTTCCAGTCGTTCATGTGCCAGTTCAAGTTCGAGTACTAAACGTACAGAAGCTATTGCCATTAGAAAACTTGCTCATGTTAGTATTTGGCAGCAAGTAGAAAAAGATGCCGCAAAAAAGCGAGAACACGATGCTAAAATGGCAGcggataaaatgaaattagatgCTCAAAGCTGA
- the LOC120337655 gene encoding uncharacterized protein LOC120337655: MKLRQTTGKMKTTLLILLMLGLGINANSLEESKGWHYDQQDAGKGWHYDQQDAGKGWHYDQQDAGKGWHYDQQDAGKGWHYDQQDAGKGWHYDQQDAGKGWHYDQQDAGKGWHYDQQDAGKGWHYDQQDAGKGWHYDQQDAGKGWHYDQQDAGKGWHYDQQDAGKGWHYDQQDAGKGWHYDQQDAGKGWHYDQQDAGKGWHYDQQDAGKGWHYDQQDAGKGWHYDQQDAGKGWHYDQQDAGKGWHYDQQENENDQ; this comes from the exons ATGAAACTCAGACAAACAACAGGAAAGATGAAAACAACACTTTTGATTCTTCTCATGCTGGGACTTGGCATCAA TGCAAATTCCCTGGAGGAAA GTAAAGGATGGCACTACGACCAACAAGACGCTGGTAAGGGATGGCACTACGACCAACAAGACGCTGGTAAGGGATGGCACTACGATCAACAAGACGCTGGTAAGGGATGGCACTACGACCAACAAGACGCTGGTAAGGGATGGCACTACGACCAACAAGACGCTGGTAAGGGATGGCATTACGACCAACAAGACGCTGGTAAGGGATGGCACTACGACCAACAAGACGCTGGTAAGGGATGGCACTACGATCAACAAGACGCTGGTAAGGGGTGGCACTACGACCAACAAGACGCTGGTAAGGGATGGCACTACGACCAACAAGACGCTGGTAAGGGATGGCACTACGATCAACAAGACGCTGGTAAGGGATGGCACTACGACCAACAAGACGCTGGTAAGGGATGGCACTACGACCAACAAGACGCTGGTAAGGGATGGCATTACGACCAACAAGACGCTGGTAAGGGATGGCACTACGACCAACAAGACGCTGGTAAGGGATGGCACTACGATCAACAAGACGCTGGTAAGGGGTGGCACTACGACCAACAAGACGCTGGTAAGGGATGGCATTACGACCAACAAGACGCTGGTAAGGGATGGCACTACGACCAACAAGACGCTGGTAAGGGATGGCACTACGACCAACAAGAGAATGAAAACGATCAATGA